The nucleotide window GCCGTCATGCCCTTGATCTCGCGCAGGCGGCGCAGTTCCTGGCCCAACCGGCGTCGCCTGACGGTGGGATTGACGTTGGACGGCACGGAAAGTGCACCTCCGGCTATGTAGCTGTGCGTATCTACTGCTCAGCAGATTGCCACCTGTGACCGTGGGCGCGCTGGGAAACGGCCACACGCAGGCGCGCGGGGCAGCCGGTGGACCGGCTGCCCCGCGCATGGTGCGGCTCCCGAACCGGGTCTGTGGGGACGTCGGTGCGGCGGTATTCGGTTGTCCGCGCGGTCCTCTGCGCGGTCAGTGGACGGACGTGTGCGCCATGCTGCCGCGGCGCGCTTGCGCCCCGGGCTGCAACGGCACGCCTGCCGCCTGCTGGGTGCGGCGTGGCTGTACGGCCACCCCGTTCTGGACGTCCATCACGGCATGCGCCACGAGTCCGCCCATGGGGTCGTGTCTGATCAGGTCCCGGAGCCGTGAGCGCGATGAACGCCCCTCGTTCCCGGGGTACAGGTGCTTGCCGAGTCCGACCGCGTGGGCCAGTGCGGCGAGCGCCGCGGTCCGCGGGTCCGGCGGTACGCCGGTGCGGATCGCGCTGTCCAGCCGGTTTCTGATGTCCCGGCTGATTGCCGTGTCCGTCGCTTGGTAGCGAGTCGTCGGCAGCACTCCGCACATCTGGCCCGAGACGGCATGCACCATGCCGCACCGCTCCAGATGAGCGAGGTAGATCTGGCGCAGCCCCAGTCGGGGCCCGCCTATCCAGTGGACGGCCCGGACCGGGCTGCCGCGACGGCGCAGCAGTTCCAGTGCGGAGTCCAGAGTCGGATCTCCTGTCGGCCGTGGCATCACCACGGCGATACGATCCCCGTCAGGGGCTATCCGTCCTGCCAGAGCCAGCTCTACTAGCTGTGCCCCGGCCAGGCCGAGGTCGAGCGACTGCGGCTGCGCTGTGGTACCCGTGGTCGGGTCCAGAGCGAGCAACAGAAGCTCCTCCGGAATTGTTCTGCGGCTCCTGCCCATCCATGCCTCCCCGCGTGGATGAGTGACAGGGTGACCCCTCTCACATTGGTCTGTCGAGAGCGCCTGGGTGCTTTGTATGGGAACCAGTAGGTATGTCGTTCTCGTCTAGCAGCCAGGCCAGGGGTTCACACAGGACACTGGTAGATGGTTCGGACAGCGCGGGGTTGCTCCCGCAGCGCATGGAGGAGGCATCGGTGGCGGGCGAGTCCCCCGACAAATCGGAGCAGCGGACGTCTTCGGGGACGGCTCCGGAGGAACGTGATCCGCGACTCGCCGTGTTCCGAGAACCGGCCGCTCCGGCGGACGACGCGACGGCGGTCTTCCGTACGCAGCACCCCAGGGGTGCCGCGGACGATGCCGCGGAGCGCTCCGAGAGCCCCGATGGAGCCGAGCGCTCCGAGAGCCCCGCGGAGGATTCCGTGGGTCCGGGAGAGGCCGCCGGCGGCCCCGAGGGGGGCTCCGTGCCCTCCGGTGGGACCGGGGAGCCTTCCGGGGCCGACGAAGCCTCTGAGGCCGAGGTGACGGCTGAGGCCGCGGTGACGACTGAGGTGGACGTCGAGCCGGATGCCGACTCGGAGCCGGGTGACGCGAGACTGCGTGAGGCGGTCGCGGCGTGGGTCGCGAGCGGTGGCGAGGAGGGCGAGGCGGAGGCCGCGGATTCGGGGCCGGTTTCGGAGCCGGGATCGGTTTCGGACCTGTCTGCGGAGACCGTCGAACCGAGGGATTCGGCCACGCCCGACGCGCTGGACGACTCCGATGACTCGGACGAGTCGGATGAGTCGGATGAGCCTGCTGAAACTGCGGCTGACGACGACGGCCCTGCCGATTCTCCGGCCTCACCCGACGCCGACACGGCGGCCGATGCCGACACGGCCGCCGACGCCGTCGACGAGTCCTCCGAGCCGGCCAGGCTGCCCAGGCCCTCGGAGTCGTCCGAGTCGGTGAAGCCCGCCGACGCCGACGGACCGGCCACACCCGCCGCCCCCGTGGGGGAGCAGCGCGGAATCGATCAGCCCACGGCCGTCTTCAAGGCGGTCAAGCCCGCCCAGGTCGATCAGCCGACCACGGCGCTGAAGATCCTCCCGCCGATGCCGGACACGTCGAAGCCGGGCGCAGCGAAGCCGGACACGTCGAAGCCGGACGCAGCGATGCCGGACGCGCCGAAGCCGGACGCGCCGAAGCCGGGAACATCGAAGCCGGAATCGCCCGCCGAGCGGACCAGCAAGTTCGTGCCGCTGCGCTCCGACGTCGCGCGGCCCGCCGCCGCGCCCGGCATCGGGCCCACGGTCACCCCGAACGTCACGCCGGGCCGGAGCGACGGCCCCGGGCGCCCCGCGGCCCCCAGCTGGGCGGCCACACCGTCGGAGTTCGAGGCTCCCACTCCGGCGCTCGACGGCGCCGAGCGGACCCGGCAGCAGCCCTTGCCGCCCAAGCCGCCGCTCGACCTGCTCGCCGAGCTCACGAACACGCCTCCGCCGGAGGAGACCCCGGTCCGTACCGCGGTCCGCCGGGTCAAGATCTGGACGCCGCTGCTCCTGCTCGCGGTGATCATCTTTGCGATCGCGCAGATGGTGCGCCCGCTGCCGGCCCCCGAGCTCAGGCTGACGGCGGAGCCGACGTACACCTTCCGGGGCGACCCGCTGAACCTCTCCTGGCCCGACCAGGGACAGTCGGCCGTGATGGTGGACGGCGTCGGTTCGATGGGCTCCGCTGGGGCGCAGAAGCCCGCGCCGATCGCCAGCGTCGCGAAGGTCATGACGGCGTACGTCATCCTGCGCGAGCACCCGCTCAAGGGGGACGAGACCGGCGAGACGATCACGGTGGACCAGCGCGCGGAGGACGAGTCCAAGCTGACGGAGGAGTCGACGGCCCCCCTGAAGAAGGGCCAGAAGCTCAGCCAGCGCGACCTGCTCCAGCTGATGATGATCCCGTCCGGCAACAACGCCGCCCGGCTGTTCGCCCGCTGGGACTCCCCGACGGAGGCGGAGTTCCTCGAGAAGATGAACGACGCGGCCAAGGACCTCGGGATGACCGAGACCACGTACACGGACCCCAGCGGGCTGAAGAAGTCCACCATCTCCACCCCGGCCGACCAGTTGAAGCTGGCCCAGGCGGTCATGAAGTACGACGTCTTCCGAGAGATCGTGGACATGCCCGAGGTTGATATCGAGGGCATCGACATCAAGATCTACAACAACAACTCGCTCCTGCTGGAGCCCGGTGTGACCGGCATCAAGACGGGTTCCTCCACCCCGGCCGGCGGCTGCCTGCTCTGGTCCGCGAACACGGTCGTGGACGGCAAGACGCACCGGATCTACGGAGTCGTCATGGGGCAGCAGGCAGGCACGGGCCAGTCGTACGACAGCCTCACGCTCTCGCTGACCAACGGGCTCAAGCTCATCAAGGACTCCCAGGAGGCCGTCACCTCCGCCACCGTCGTCAAGAAGGGTGACGTCGTCGGGTACGTGGACGACGGCTTCGGCCGCAGCACGCCCGTCGTCGCCACCAAGAACCTGAAGGCCGTCGGCTGGTCCGGACTGGACGTCGAACTGTCCGTCACCGACAGCGGCAAGGCGATCTCGCACACGGCCCCGGCCGGTACGGAGGTCGGCATGGTGACCGTCGGCACCGGTGCCGGAAAGGTCAGCGCGCCCGTCGCTCTCCAGGGGAACCTGACTGGGCCCGCCTTCGGCGACAAACTGACGCGTATCGGCTGACTCGCTCGGCGAACAGGCGGGAGGGGAGGCGCCGCCATCGGCGCCTCCTTCTCCCGCTGGGGCACGTGTTAGCGTCCCCAGGCAACTCAGGGCCCCGCAACGGCGTCTTCACGGGACGTACGGGGCCGGCGGAGGACGGGGAGAGAGCTGTAGTGACCACCGCTGAGCCGAGACCCGGCCGTGCGAGGGACCACGGAACCGGAGCCACCGGTGCCGAGGCGGGTGGTACGGGCAACGGGACGACGCGAATAGCGCTGTCTGCCGCGCGTGTCCCCGGGCCGGTGGCCGCGCCGCCGCTCCCGAGCCGCCGGCAGCGCCTGCTCCGTCACCCCGTGACCCTGGCGACGGCCGCCGCCGCGGTCACACACGTCCTCTGGTTCTTCTTCTTCGCGAACAGTGGCGGCGACATCGCCGCGCAGGACGCCTGGGCCGAGTTCGTGGGCCGTCATCCGGGGACCGCGTACAACCTCGCCTGGTACGGGGGGATGCACCCGGTCTCCTACAGCGTGGTGTCGCCCTATCTGATGTCCGTCCTCGGCGTCCGTACGACGATGATGATCGTCGGCACGGTGTCGGCGGCGCTCACCGCACTGATCCTCGTGCGGGTACCGGCGGTCCGTAACCCTCTCGCCTGCTCCCTCGCCGGAGCCTTCGCGTATCTGTGCAACGCCCTCTCGGGGCGGGTGACGTTCGGTCTCGGCATGATGTTCGCGCTGGGAGCGGTCGCCGCCGTCTTCTGCTGGCCGCACCGCTGGCGGTACAAGCGCTGGGCGAAGGCGGCCGTCGCCGCCCCCCTCGCCGGACTCGCGACCGCGGGCAGCCCGGTCGCCGGGCTGTTCCTCGGAGTGGTCGCCGCCGCCCTGTTCCTGAACAAGCGGCGCCCAGGCGCCTACGCACTCGGTCTCGCGCCGGTCGCCGTGGTGGCGCTGTCCTCATGGCTGTTCCCCTTCTCCGGTACGCAGCCGATGTCGCTCGGCACACTCTCGCTGCCGTTCCTCTTCTCGGTCCTCGTCTTCGTGCTCGTGCCGAAGGACTGGGCCTCGGTCCGCACCGCCGCCGCCGTGTACGGCGTGGGCACCCTGCTGACGTACGTGGTCGATTCGCAGATCGGCTCGAACGTGTCGCGCATGGCGATGCTGTTCGCCGGCGTCGTGCTGCTCGCCGCGCTGCCGTACACGGCGCCGCGCAGCCGCCGCTGGTACGCCCTGGTCCTGGCCTTCGCCGGGCTGAACTTCTGGATCGGCTACAAGGGCGTCGACGACATCGTCCGCACCGCTCCGGCCGCCTCCTGGACCCGGGAGCTCGCCCCGCTGGTCAACCAGCTCCAGCGGGTGGAGGCCGAGCGGGGCCGGGTGGAAGTGGTCCCGGCGAGCAGCCACCGGGAGGCGT belongs to Streptomyces finlayi and includes:
- a CDS encoding D-alanyl-D-alanine carboxypeptidase family protein is translated as MAGESPDKSEQRTSSGTAPEERDPRLAVFREPAAPADDATAVFRTQHPRGAADDAAERSESPDGAERSESPAEDSVGPGEAAGGPEGGSVPSGGTGEPSGADEASEAEVTAEAAVTTEVDVEPDADSEPGDARLREAVAAWVASGGEEGEAEAADSGPVSEPGSVSDLSAETVEPRDSATPDALDDSDDSDESDESDEPAETAADDDGPADSPASPDADTAADADTAADAVDESSEPARLPRPSESSESVKPADADGPATPAAPVGEQRGIDQPTAVFKAVKPAQVDQPTTALKILPPMPDTSKPGAAKPDTSKPDAAMPDAPKPDAPKPGTSKPESPAERTSKFVPLRSDVARPAAAPGIGPTVTPNVTPGRSDGPGRPAAPSWAATPSEFEAPTPALDGAERTRQQPLPPKPPLDLLAELTNTPPPEETPVRTAVRRVKIWTPLLLLAVIIFAIAQMVRPLPAPELRLTAEPTYTFRGDPLNLSWPDQGQSAVMVDGVGSMGSAGAQKPAPIASVAKVMTAYVILREHPLKGDETGETITVDQRAEDESKLTEESTAPLKKGQKLSQRDLLQLMMIPSGNNAARLFARWDSPTEAEFLEKMNDAAKDLGMTETTYTDPSGLKKSTISTPADQLKLAQAVMKYDVFREIVDMPEVDIEGIDIKIYNNNSLLLEPGVTGIKTGSSTPAGGCLLWSANTVVDGKTHRIYGVVMGQQAGTGQSYDSLTLSLTNGLKLIKDSQEAVTSATVVKKGDVVGYVDDGFGRSTPVVATKNLKAVGWSGLDVELSVTDSGKAISHTAPAGTEVGMVTVGTGAGKVSAPVALQGNLTGPAFGDKLTRIG
- a CDS encoding GOLPH3/VPS74 family protein is translated as MGRSRRTIPEELLLLALDPTTGTTAQPQSLDLGLAGAQLVELALAGRIAPDGDRIAVVMPRPTGDPTLDSALELLRRRGSPVRAVHWIGGPRLGLRQIYLAHLERCGMVHAVSGQMCGVLPTTRYQATDTAISRDIRNRLDSAIRTGVPPDPRTAALAALAHAVGLGKHLYPGNEGRSSRSRLRDLIRHDPMGGLVAHAVMDVQNGVAVQPRRTQQAAGVPLQPGAQARRGSMAHTSVH
- a CDS encoding MFS transporter, encoding MSAARVPGPVAAPPLPSRRQRLLRHPVTLATAAAAVTHVLWFFFFANSGGDIAAQDAWAEFVGRHPGTAYNLAWYGGMHPVSYSVVSPYLMSVLGVRTTMMIVGTVSAALTALILVRVPAVRNPLACSLAGAFAYLCNALSGRVTFGLGMMFALGAVAAVFCWPHRWRYKRWAKAAVAAPLAGLATAGSPVAGLFLGVVAAALFLNKRRPGAYALGLAPVAVVALSSWLFPFSGTQPMSLGTLSLPFLFSVLVFVLVPKDWASVRTAAAVYGVGTLLTYVVDSQIGSNVSRMAMLFAGVVLLAALPYTAPRSRRWYALVLAFAGLNFWIGYKGVDDIVRTAPAASWTRELAPLVNQLQRVEAERGRVEVVPASSHREASAFPSYVNLARGWNRQADMKRNPIFYDDTLNTENYRQWLDRWAVHYVVLPEGAPDASGAVQEAALVKTGLPYLTEIWGDANWRLYRVLDPVPMADPPATVERAGADKLTIRVEEAGRVLIRIPYSRWLAVVDDDGNSVERPQETEESKRRSAQDGDAEKSYENLHGCLIKLEEDPDGDEWVELLAPRPGVYRLAAPYQFPPGTQCPEELG